One Thermoanaerobacter pseudethanolicus ATCC 33223 DNA window includes the following coding sequences:
- the spoIVB gene encoding SpoIVB peptidase gives MTKNTVKLLLFIFLSFFLVFANYFTPIQDIAKTPSSFKFFQGEKVNYNFNIPIKVSFQADKKGFLKINDTEDKNVLNLKEPITIEAVNTGTVNLDFKLFGIFPIKHISVDIVPTIKVVPGGQAIGVNLNTKGALVVGYSDIMGEDGKIYSPYKQGKIQIGDIILEVNGIEIKQAEDITNIANELQGKALKLKINRKNNIFYTTIYPIKSKEDKQYRIGLWVRDHTAGIGTLTFYYPASKMYGALGHAITDIDTGHMLSVENGEIMNSRITSIDHGRRSKPGELKGIFLEEVDTIGNILKNTEFGIYGNMYEDFKNDLYGEIPIAYQSQIKEGPAKILATIDNTGIQQFDIEIIKKVYQETPSPKSMIIKIVDKNLLKKTGGIIQGMSGSPIIQDGKLVGAVTHVFVNDPTKGYAVYAEWMINEMNTLLNNKQVFTNN, from the coding sequence ATGACAAAAAATACAGTAAAATTGTTACTTTTTATATTCTTAAGCTTTTTTTTAGTATTTGCAAATTATTTTACTCCTATACAAGATATAGCGAAAACTCCCTCAAGTTTTAAATTTTTTCAAGGAGAAAAAGTTAATTATAACTTTAATATACCAATAAAAGTAAGTTTTCAAGCTGATAAAAAAGGTTTTTTAAAAATTAATGATACAGAAGATAAAAATGTTTTAAATTTGAAAGAACCTATTACTATAGAAGCAGTAAACACTGGCACAGTAAATTTGGATTTTAAGCTCTTTGGAATATTTCCTATAAAGCATATCAGTGTTGACATCGTTCCGACCATAAAAGTAGTACCGGGCGGCCAAGCGATAGGGGTTAATTTAAATACCAAGGGAGCATTAGTAGTAGGCTATTCAGATATAATGGGTGAGGACGGTAAAATTTATAGTCCTTATAAGCAAGGAAAAATACAGATAGGAGATATAATATTAGAAGTCAACGGCATAGAAATAAAGCAAGCAGAAGATATCACTAACATTGCAAATGAATTACAAGGGAAAGCTTTAAAATTAAAAATAAACAGAAAAAATAATATTTTTTATACTACTATTTATCCTATAAAGTCAAAAGAGGATAAACAATACAGAATAGGTCTTTGGGTGAGAGACCACACTGCTGGTATAGGTACTTTAACCTTTTATTATCCTGCTAGTAAGATGTATGGAGCTTTAGGTCATGCTATAACTGATATAGATACTGGTCACATGTTATCAGTAGAAAATGGAGAAATTATGAATTCTCGAATTACTTCTATTGACCATGGAAGAAGAAGTAAACCCGGGGAATTAAAAGGGATTTTTTTAGAAGAAGTTGATACAATAGGTAATATATTAAAAAACACTGAATTTGGAATTTACGGGAATATGTATGAAGACTTTAAGAACGATTTGTATGGAGAAATTCCTATAGCATATCAAAGCCAAATAAAAGAAGGGCCAGCTAAAATATTGGCTACCATTGATAATACAGGTATACAGCAATTTGATATTGAAATTATCAAAAAAGTGTATCAAGAAACTCCTAGCCCTAAAAGTATGATAATTAAAATTGTTGACAAGAATTTATTAAAAAAGACTGGAGGCATAATACAGGGTATGAGTGGTAGTCCTATTATACAAGATGGAAAACTGGTAGGAGCAGTTACTCATGTTTTTGTGAATGACCCTACAAAAGGATATGCTGTTTATGCAGAATGGATGATTAATGAAATGAATACGCTGCTTAATAATAAGCAGGTTTTTACAAATAACTAA
- the spo0A gene encoding sporulation transcription factor Spo0A: MVKKIRVGIADDNKEFATILAEYLSTQENIEVVGVANDGNQAIELIKNQSPDLLILDIIMPYLDGIGVLEKINEEQLKKPKILVLSAVGQEKITQRAIALGADYYILKPFDLAMLSKRISELMEPELNVVSKTVFPVVKAKKNYDLEAMITEIIHEVGVPAHIKGYMYLRDAISLVISNMEYLNSVTKMLYPKIAEKYNTTPSRVERAIRHAIEVAWSRGKTEVLNELFGYTINDEKGKPTNSEFIALIADKLRLGMKAG; this comes from the coding sequence TTGGTTAAGAAGATTAGAGTAGGAATAGCAGATGATAACAAAGAGTTTGCTACTATTTTAGCTGAGTATTTATCTACTCAAGAAAATATTGAAGTGGTAGGTGTTGCCAATGATGGCAACCAAGCGATTGAACTCATTAAAAATCAATCGCCAGATTTGTTAATTTTAGATATTATAATGCCCTATTTAGATGGCATTGGTGTTTTGGAAAAGATAAATGAAGAACAATTAAAAAAGCCTAAAATTTTAGTTTTATCTGCAGTAGGCCAAGAAAAAATAACTCAACGGGCTATTGCATTAGGAGCAGATTATTATATTTTAAAACCTTTTGATTTAGCTATGTTGTCAAAAAGGATTTCTGAGCTTATGGAACCAGAATTAAATGTAGTATCAAAGACTGTTTTTCCTGTGGTAAAAGCGAAGAAAAATTATGACCTTGAAGCAATGATTACAGAAATTATTCATGAGGTAGGAGTACCAGCTCATATAAAAGGCTATATGTATCTAAGAGATGCTATTTCTCTTGTTATTAGCAATATGGAATATTTAAATTCTGTAACTAAAATGTTATATCCTAAAATTGCTGAAAAGTACAATACTACTCCTAGCAGAGTAGAAAGAGCTATAAGGCATGCAATAGAAGTTGCTTGGAGCAGGGGCAAAACAGAGGTTTTAAATGAACTTTTTGGATATACTATAAATGACGAAAAAGGTAAACCGACAAATTCTGAATTCATTGCGCTTATTGCTGATAAATTGAGGTTGGGGATGAAAGCAGGGTAA